The following coding sequences lie in one Lolium perenne isolate Kyuss_39 chromosome 2, Kyuss_2.0, whole genome shotgun sequence genomic window:
- the LOC127332667 gene encoding uncharacterized protein, with protein sequence METPNEARSYSSLPQFQPNYSQGAPMSDQAPENNYLAHDYLYEPSLEPDFPSEYGSREDPFATARASPTINLKTVLGGIAAIVAGASKGEDGASQQQNFGTGVSFLASGKDGGLHPSVCVPSAPPLLEENAMQFSAYKEVLLADPPEWLPDSSTSVCLQCSNPFTALTRGRHHCRFCGGIFCRECSKGRCLMPMKFRQRDPQRVCDACYDRLDPLQGLLINYNSNAMQPAKHDVMDWTSTRSWLNLPVGLSMEYELYKATNTLRKYCQVSRLNPEKSIPSSILKGAKGLAVLTVAKAGAVLTYKMGTGLVVARRSDGSWSAPSAILSVGLGWGVQIGGELTDFIIVLHDLKAVKAFSSRMHLSLGAGLSAAAGPIGRALEADVRASEKGSGICYTYSCSKGAFVGISLEGNVVTTRSDTNLRFYGDAYLTTTDILFGRVEKPRAAQPLYKALDDLFSKMVC encoded by the exons ATGGAGACTCCAAACGAAGCGAGATCGTACTCATCCCTGCCCCAATTCCAACCCAACTACAGCCAGGGAGCTCCGATGTCCGACCAAGCTCCAGAGAACAACTACCTGGCGCACGACTACCTCTACGAGCCATCTCTCGAACCAGACTTCCCGTCAGAATACGGTTCCAGGGAAGACCCCTTCGCCACAGCACGGGCTAGCCCAACCATCAATCTGAAGACTGTTCTGGGCGGTATCGCGGCGATCGTTGCAGGCGCGAGTAAGGGCGAGGACGGTGCGTCGCAGCAGCAGAATTTCGGCACGGGTGTCTCGTTTCTAGCGTCGGGCAAGGACGGTGGTCTGCACCCGTCTGTCTGCGTTCCGAGCGCGCCGCCGCTGCTTGAGGAAAACGCTATGCAGTTCAGCGCGTACAAAGAGGTGCTGCTGGCGGATCCCCCGGAGTGGTTGCCGGATAGCTCTACCAGTGTGTGCCTGCAGTGCAGCAACCCTTTCACGGCCCTGACTCGGGGGAGGCACCACTGCCGCTTCTGTGGAGGTATATTCTGCAGAGAGTGCTCCAAGGGAAGGTGTTTGATGCCCATGAAGTTCAGGCAGCGTGATCCGCAGAGGGTGTGTGATGCTTGCTACGATAGGCTTGATCCACTCCAGGGCTTGTTGATTAACTACAACAGTAACGCCATGCAGCCTGCGAAACATGATGTCATGGATTGGACAAGCACGAGGAGCTGGTTGAACTTGCCTGTTGGATTATCGATGGAGTATGAGCTGTACAAAGCAACAAATACTCTGAGGAAATATTGCCAG GTGTCTAGACTAAATCCTGAGAAGTCCATCCCATCATCTATTCTCAAGGGAGCAAAGGGGCTTGCTGTGCTCACAGTTGCCAAGGCAGGTGCAGTTCTTACATACAAAATGGGCACTGGCCTTGTAGTTGCTCGCAGATCAGATGGATCATGGTCTGCCCCGTCTGCGATTTTATCTGTTGGATTGGGATGGGGAGTGCAG ATTGGAGGAGAATTGACAGATTTTATAATCGTGCTTCATGATCTTAAAGCTGTCAAGGCATTCAGTAGCCGCATGCATCTTTCTCTTGGGGCAGGATTGAGTGCGGCAGCAGGACCAATCGGCAGAGCCCTTGAAGCAGATGTTCGAGCAAGTGAAAAAGGTTCTGGTATATGCTACACTTACAGCTGCAGCAAAG GTGCCTTTGTTGGGATCTCACTGGAAGGAAATGTGGTGACCACCAGATCGGACACCAATCTGCGCTTCTACGGGGACGCATACTTGACCACAACCGATATTCTGTTTGGGAGGGTGGAGAAGCCCAGAGCTGCCCAACCCTTGTACAAAGCTCTAGATGATTTATTCTCCAAAATGGTTTGCTAG